From a single Vitis vinifera cultivar Pinot Noir 40024 chromosome 18, ASM3070453v1 genomic region:
- the LOC100259050 gene encoding probable LRR receptor-like serine/threonine-protein kinase At3g47570 has protein sequence MKPAYMGFILILHYAVFAVLLSSLSSFRIVCSASLSINTDKEALLSFKYHLSSESSETLSSWNVNNSSPCNWTGVLCNESRDRVIGLDLSGFGLTGTISPHIGNLSFLSSLELQDNQLTGTIPDQVGDLSRLSVLNMSSNHIRGAIPLNITMCLELEILDLKENEISGTIPAELGRLRNLEILKLGSNQLVGDIPPSISNLSSLDTLSLGTNNLGGRIPDDLGRLQNLKELDLTINQLEGTVPSSIYNITSLVNLAVASNNLWGEIPSDVGDRLPNLLIFNFCINKFTGGIPGSLHNLTNINVIRMAHNLLEGSVPSGLGNLPQLRMYNIGYNRIKSSGDQGLDFITSLTNSTHLNFLAIDGNFLEGVIPESIGNLSTSLASLHMGQNKIYGSIPPSISHLSSLALLNLSHNLISGEIPPEIGELGEMQELYLASNNISGRIPSSLGNLRQLSQLDLSSNRLVGGIPTNFSNFQRLLSMDLSNNRLNESIPKEILGLPGLSTLLNLSKNSLTGPLPQEVEALESVVTIDLSHNHLSGSIPESISKCKSLEELFMANNKFSGSIPDTLGEVRGLEILDLSTNQLTGSIPSSLQELQALQLLNLSFNNLEGVVPSEGVFKNLSRVHIEGNSKLCLNLACTKGHGRRFAVFHIILIIASAIAICLAVGVLAYLKKSKAKKLPITSDSFKVLHQVVSYDDLRMATGNFNQQNLIGKGSFGSVYKGYLTEGTAVAIKVLDIQRNGSWKSFFAECEALRTVRHRNLVKLITSCSSLDFKNVEFLALIYDFMHNGSLEDWIKGTRRHASGCALNLVERLKIAIDVACAMDYLHHDSETPIAHCDLKPSNVLLDKDMTAKVGDFGLARLLMDRAADQQSIASTHGLRGSIGYIPPEYGLGGKPTTSGDVYSYGVMLLEMFTGKSPTHESFLGGLTLAQWVQSAFPTNVRQVVDPELLLPTGALQHEGHPISEEVQHECLIAVIGVALSCTVDSSDRRISSRDALSQLKTAAKALLKPTLDDMEEGASPHCVVDV, from the exons ATGAAACCAGCATACATGGGTTTCATTTTAATTCTTCACTATGCTGTTTTTGCCGTTCTTCTGTCCTCCCTAAGCTCGTTTCGTATTGTGTGTTCAGCTTCCTTGAGCATTAACACCGACAAGGAGGCATTGctttcatttaaatatcatttgAGCAGCGAATCCTCGGAGACTCTTTCTTCATGGAATGTTAACAACTCCAGCCCATGTAACTGGACTGGTGTTTTATGCAATGAGTCCAGGGATAGGGTCATTGGCCTTGATCTCTCAGGCTTTGGGCTAACAGGCACCATAAGCCCGCATATTGGGAATCTCTCCTTCCTTAGCTCTCTTGAGTTACAGGATAACCAATTGACAGGAACCATTCCTGATCAGGTTGGTGACCTTTCCCGCTTGAGCGTCTTGAACATGAGCTCTAACCACATCAGAGGTGCGATACCACTCAACATAACTATGTGTTTAGAGCTCGAGATCCTTGacttgaaggaaaatgaaatctCGGGTACAATTCCTGCAGAGCTCGGCCGTCTCAGAAATTTGGAAATCCTCAAACTGGGTAGCAATCAGCTTGTTGGTGATATTCCGCCTTCTATCAGCAACCTTTCCTCACTGGACACGCTAAGTTTGGGCACCAACAATTTGGGTGGCAGGATTCCTGATGATTTGGGTCGCCTTCAGAATTTGAAAGAACTCGATCTAACCATTAATCAGCTGGAGGGCACTGTCCCTTCATCCATATACAACATCACTTCGCTGGTTAATTTGGCTGTGGCGTCCAACAACCTCTGGGGCGAAATTCCTAGTGATGTTGGAGATAGGCTTCCAAACCTTCTCATCTTCAATTTCTGCATCAATAAATTCACTGGTGGAATTCCTGGATCTTTGCACAATCTCACCAACATTAATGTCATTCGGATGGCACACAACCTTTTGGAAGGATCAGTGCCATCAGGTCTGGGGAATCTTCCGCAGCTGCGTATGTACAATATTGGGTACAATCGGATTAAAAGCTCAGGTGATCAGGGTCTCGATTTCATTACTTCTTTGACAAACAGTACCCATCTTAACTTCCTTGCCATTGATGGCAATTTTCTGGAGGGTGTGATTCCAGAATCTATTGGTAATCTTTCTACTTCTCTCGCAAGTTTACATATGGGTCAGAACAAGATCTACGGTAGTATACCACCCTCAATCAGTCATCTTAGCAGCTTGGCTTTGCTTAATTTGAGCCATAATCTTATTTCTGGTGAAATCCCACCAGAAATTGGTGAACTTGGGGAGATGCAGGAATTGTATTTGGCTTCCAATAATATCTCCGGCAGAATTCCAAGCTCCCTTGGCAATCTCCGACAATTGAGTCAGCTTGATTTATCTAGCAATAGATTGGTGGGAGGAATACCCACAAATTTTTCTAACTTCCAGAGATTGCTCTCAATGGATCTATCCAATAACAGGCTCAATGAAAGCATACCCAAGGAGATTCTCGGCCTTCCCGGTTTGAGCACTCTGCTGAATCTATCCAAGAACTCTCTGACTGGACCCTTGCCTCAAGAAGTTGAAGCACTCGAAAGTGTTGTCACAATTGACCTCTCTCACAACCATTTATCTGGAAGCATTCCCGAATCCATTAGCAAATGTAAGAGCTTAGAGGAATTGTTCATGGCAAACAACAAATTCTCAGGTTCTATTCCAGATACTCTGGGGGAAGTGAGGGGCTTGGAAATACTTGACCTCTCTACAAACCAACTCACTGGCTCAATACCCAGCAGTCTCCAAGAACTTCAGGCCCTTCAATTGCTAAACCTCTCTTTCAACAACCTAGAAGGAGTTGTTCCCAGCGAGGGAGTCTTTAAAAATCTCTCCCGTGTTCATATTGAAGGAAACTCAAAGCTTTGCTTGAATTTGGCCTGTACGAAAGGCCATGGAAGAAGATTTGCTGTCTTTCATATTATACTTATAATCGCTTCAGCGATAGCAATATGCTTGGCAGTCGGTGTGTTAGCCTATCTAAAGAAAAGCAAAGCAAAGAAATTGCCGATCACGTCGGACTCATTTAAAGTGCTGCACCAAGTGGTCTCTTATGATGATCTACGCATGGCAACTGGGAATTTCAACCAGCAAAATCTGATCGGGAAAGGGAGCTTCGGGTCAGTTTACAAAGGGTATCTTACAGAAGGTACTGCAGTCGCAATCAAGGTGCTTGACATCCAAAGAAATGGATCATGGAAGAGTTTCTTCGCCGAGTGTGAGGCTTTGAGGACCGTAAGGCACCGGAATCTTGTGAAGCTGATCACCTCATGCTCCAGTTTGGACTTTAAGAATGTAGAATTTCTGGCTCTGATTTATGATTTCATGCACAATGGGAGCTTGGAAGACTGGATCAAGGGAACGAGAAGGCACGCAAGTGGATGTGCGCTGAATCTCGTAGAGAGATTGAAGATAGCCATTGACGTTGCTTGCGCCATGGATTACCTGCACCATGACTCTGAAACTCCCATCGCCCACTGTGATCTGAAGCCAAGCAACGTGCTGTTGGACAAAGACATGACCGCCAAGGTAGGGGACTTCGGGTTGGCCAGGTTACTGATGGACAGAGCGGCCGATCAACAGTCAATAGCCTCCACACACGGTCTCAGGGGTTCCATAGGCTACATACCTCCAG AGTACGGACTGGGAGGGAAACCAACAACATCCGGAGATGTGTACAGCTATGGAGTTATGTTGTTAGAGATGTTTACAGGGAAAAGCCCAACCCATGAGAGTTTCCTCGGGGGACTGACCTTAGCCCAGTGGGTTCAATCAGCTTTCCCAACAAACGTAAGGCAAGTGGTGGACCCTGAGCTGCTGCTTCCCACCGGAGCTCTTCAACATGAAGGACACCCAATAAGCGAGGAAGTGCAGCACGAATGTCTGATTGCTGTCATTGGGGTTGCGCTATCTTGCACCGTGGACTCTTCAGATAGACGCATCAGCTCCAGAGATGCTCTCTCCCAACTCAAAACTGCTGCCAAGGCCCTTCTCAAACCTACCCTCGATGATATGGAGGAAGGAGCTTCACCCCATTGTGTTGTTGATGTTTAG